The following are encoded in a window of Telmatobacter sp. DSM 110680 genomic DNA:
- a CDS encoding tetratricopeptide repeat protein gives MRNRMRIAATLLTAVGVMCAKTPAQQNTNPFAEKISAQEFAQHHAPGDRDGSAWLKLAILYQDAARYTSADSAYHKAIALLKSKDRNTFAAALDHLCSLYIEQGRFSKAEPLEQKALEIHENAKDRVGIGVTYTHLASISYGRHDLASAEADAEMAASILIPENPNLAETGATPEEQMSALINLSLIRCAKGACAGAIHDLNRALNLAHAHYAINSVPVGLIDFLLGYAHWKSGDNRTASELMLAGTTEMEGQLGWGHPTYVAALRQYRSFLEQSGETAEASELAVRIASIRRTPPRSSREPDSILIGSMVR, from the coding sequence ATGCGGAACAGGATGAGGATCGCGGCAACTCTATTAACGGCGGTCGGAGTGATGTGCGCCAAGACGCCGGCGCAGCAGAACACCAACCCATTCGCGGAAAAGATAAGTGCACAGGAATTTGCTCAGCATCACGCGCCCGGAGATCGCGACGGCTCCGCGTGGCTCAAACTGGCCATCCTCTATCAAGACGCGGCGCGTTACACCAGCGCCGATAGCGCGTATCACAAAGCCATCGCGTTATTGAAGTCCAAAGATCGGAACACCTTTGCGGCAGCGCTCGATCATCTGTGCAGCCTCTACATCGAACAGGGTAGATTTTCCAAGGCTGAGCCATTGGAACAGAAGGCGCTCGAGATTCACGAGAATGCGAAAGACCGTGTGGGAATCGGCGTCACCTACACGCATCTCGCCAGCATTTCCTACGGACGACATGATCTGGCGAGCGCAGAGGCAGACGCGGAAATGGCAGCCAGCATTCTGATTCCCGAGAACCCTAATCTTGCAGAGACAGGCGCAACTCCTGAGGAGCAGATGTCTGCGCTGATCAATCTCTCACTCATTCGGTGCGCGAAGGGCGCATGCGCCGGTGCCATTCACGATCTCAATCGAGCTCTCAATCTCGCCCATGCGCACTACGCAATCAACAGCGTGCCCGTTGGACTCATCGATTTTCTGCTCGGCTACGCGCACTGGAAGAGCGGGGACAATCGCACTGCGTCGGAGTTGATGCTGGCCGGAACCACCGAGATGGAAGGCCAACTTGGCTGGGGCCATCCCACCTACGTCGCCGCTCTCAGGCAATACCGCTCCTTCCTCGAACAAAGCGGAGAAACCGCGGAAGCTTCCGAACTTGCAGTCCGCATTGCGAGCATTAGAAGAACACCTCCACGTTCATCCCGAGAACCCGACAGCATTCTGATTGGCTCGATGGTGCGGTGA
- a CDS encoding histidine kinase: MASSVPGMKEGAKFLKLGTAPVYLRRLVVSILCWTGVVLLESSQVFMNDAARGYVLPSMHYIAWAVFNWYVYAALTPLIFELGLRYPITGRNWAVHLIVPHALACVGLMVVQAICRGIAGSIYSMSHELQATSIALTSEWFEKRGLLGFIAYCVIAIIAGFAYLREEMRQRELRQAQLETRLASAELEKLRMQIHPHFLFNTLQAAITLVQEDPHAAEDVLLRLSQLLRISLDQMECNEISLARELEFLDLYTGIQRARFGDRLAVEIHAEPDTLSLLIPPLILQPLVENAIRHGIGKHKGKDCVEIFAHKKDGGLQIEVWNANSMAEEEGEKLFMRGVGLRNTRARLEQLYGTKGQLIFRSLARGGVVVLISVPAHESVPAESQTVVEAAS; encoded by the coding sequence ATGGCCTCGTCGGTGCCCGGTATGAAAGAGGGCGCGAAGTTTCTGAAACTCGGGACGGCACCCGTCTATCTGCGTCGCCTGGTCGTTTCGATCCTTTGCTGGACAGGTGTGGTGCTGCTCGAAAGCAGCCAGGTCTTTATGAACGATGCTGCGCGAGGGTACGTTCTGCCCTCGATGCATTACATCGCGTGGGCGGTATTCAACTGGTACGTCTATGCAGCGCTCACGCCGCTGATATTCGAACTTGGTTTGCGCTATCCGATTACGGGACGAAATTGGGCAGTGCACCTCATCGTTCCTCATGCATTGGCGTGTGTTGGCCTCATGGTTGTCCAGGCTATTTGCCGCGGAATAGCTGGTTCAATCTACTCGATGAGCCACGAACTGCAGGCAACGTCAATCGCATTAACTTCGGAATGGTTTGAGAAGCGCGGCCTGTTGGGCTTCATCGCCTACTGCGTCATTGCGATCATTGCCGGCTTTGCGTACCTACGCGAGGAGATGCGGCAGCGTGAACTGCGGCAGGCGCAGCTTGAGACGCGCCTTGCATCGGCGGAGTTGGAGAAACTGCGCATGCAGATTCATCCACACTTTTTGTTCAATACGCTGCAGGCCGCCATCACGCTGGTTCAGGAAGACCCTCACGCTGCCGAGGATGTTTTACTGCGGCTGAGTCAATTGCTGCGCATTTCGCTCGATCAGATGGAATGCAACGAAATTTCGCTGGCGCGCGAATTAGAGTTTCTGGATCTTTACACCGGAATACAGCGTGCGAGATTCGGCGATCGTCTTGCGGTCGAGATTCACGCCGAGCCTGACACGCTGAGTTTGCTTATACCGCCGTTGATCCTGCAGCCATTGGTTGAAAATGCGATTCGCCACGGAATCGGAAAGCACAAAGGAAAGGATTGCGTAGAGATTTTCGCGCACAAGAAGGATGGCGGTTTGCAGATCGAAGTTTGGAATGCGAACAGCATGGCAGAAGAGGAGGGCGAAAAGCTCTTCATGCGCGGGGTTGGATTACGTAATACGCGGGCACGGTTGGAACAGCTATACGGAACGAAAGGTCAACTGATCTTTCGTTCGCTGGCTCGGGGAGGAGTGGTGGTGCTGATCTCTGTTCCGGCGCACGAGAGCGTACCTGCCGAATCGCAAACAGTCGTCGAGGCCGCCTCATGA
- a CDS encoding LytTR family DNA-binding domain-containing protein encodes MTLRALIVDDEALARTALVRLLKRERDVNLIGQCDDGESAVQTIRQAQPDIVFLDVQMPEMDGFQVVEAVGVDRMPVTIFVTAFDRYAIRAFDANAVDYLLKPFAPDRLTRALARARERCLGRQDKEAAQRLFALLDSRLQTDYAQRLAVATGGRIMFVAVADIDWIEAEGNYARLHVSRKVFDVRETLQALMEKLDPREFIRIHRSTIVNARRIREVQPWFQGSHIVVLQSGEELRMSRYQRDAVERLLGKRA; translated from the coding sequence ATGACACTGCGCGCGCTCATCGTGGATGATGAGGCCCTGGCGCGGACGGCGCTGGTGCGACTATTGAAGCGCGAACGCGATGTAAACCTGATTGGACAGTGCGACGATGGGGAGTCGGCCGTACAGACGATTCGGCAAGCGCAACCGGATATTGTTTTCCTTGATGTGCAGATGCCGGAGATGGACGGATTTCAAGTGGTCGAGGCGGTCGGGGTTGATCGGATGCCGGTGACAATCTTTGTTACCGCGTTTGACCGCTATGCGATTCGCGCCTTCGATGCAAATGCGGTCGACTATTTGCTGAAGCCCTTTGCACCCGATCGACTGACGCGTGCGTTGGCGCGTGCTCGCGAACGCTGCCTGGGGCGGCAGGATAAGGAAGCAGCGCAAAGGCTGTTTGCGCTACTCGATAGCCGGCTGCAGACAGACTATGCACAGCGCCTCGCAGTCGCGACGGGTGGTCGCATCATGTTTGTTGCCGTGGCAGACATTGACTGGATCGAGGCGGAAGGGAACTATGCACGCCTGCATGTTTCGCGGAAAGTCTTTGACGTGCGAGAGACCCTGCAAGCGTTGATGGAAAAACTGGATCCCCGAGAGTTCATCCGCATTCACCGATCGACGATTGTGAATGCGCGCCGCATCCGCGAAGTGCAGCCGTGGTTTCAGGGAAGCCATATCGTTGTTCTGCAAAGCGGCGAGGAATTGCGGATGTCGCGGTATCAGCGTGACGCAGTGGAAAGATTGCTGGGAAAGCGGGCTTAG
- a CDS encoding gluconate 2-dehydrogenase subunit 3 family protein — protein MLRRDFVRAVLAVGAAPKLLLSQQAATPATPLPAPVPWQLGLNPKTPIPHVVAADQLAVAELRFFSPEQMATLTRLSDFLMPPIGEKPGAVQAQTPMFLDFLIGDSPDARKRVYSEGLDWLDAEAKKKFNVEFAKLSDTQADELLKPWLRTWMSDNPPTEKHADFINIAHDEIRTATVNSKAWFAAPEVGSEPRTSVELYWSPIEPDVSFGDSDCAHVQPHVQAAPKSDHPMPSYPR, from the coding sequence ATGCTGCGCCGTGATTTTGTCCGCGCCGTGCTCGCAGTCGGTGCTGCTCCCAAACTTCTACTGAGTCAACAGGCTGCAACCCCGGCGACCCCGCTGCCGGCGCCCGTGCCGTGGCAACTGGGGCTTAACCCTAAAACACCGATTCCTCATGTTGTAGCTGCAGACCAGCTGGCTGTGGCGGAACTGCGCTTCTTCTCGCCGGAACAAATGGCCACGCTGACGCGCCTGAGCGATTTTCTGATGCCGCCAATCGGAGAAAAGCCGGGAGCAGTGCAGGCGCAGACGCCGATGTTTCTGGATTTTTTGATCGGCGATTCGCCGGACGCGCGCAAGCGGGTCTACAGCGAAGGCTTGGATTGGCTGGATGCCGAGGCGAAGAAAAAATTCAACGTCGAGTTTGCAAAATTGAGTGATACGCAGGCGGACGAGTTGCTGAAGCCGTGGCTGCGGACTTGGATGAGCGACAACCCGCCGACGGAGAAACACGCCGACTTTATCAACATTGCGCACGATGAAATTCGCACCGCTACCGTAAATTCGAAGGCATGGTTTGCAGCGCCGGAAGTGGGCTCTGAGCCCAGGACTTCGGTGGAGCTTTACTGGTCGCCCATCGAGCCGGATGTATCGTTTGGAGATTCGGACTGCGCGCATGTGCAACCGCATGTGCAGGCCGCTCCAAAATCGGATCACCCGATGCCGTCGTATCCGCGGTAA
- a CDS encoding GMC family oxidoreductase, with amino-acid sequence MLNETYDVLIIGSGHAGGMAAKVLTEYGIRCLMLNAGPVADVSHDAEKKAAYELPFRGFRPPGRLEHVFQSNEFNANVWVDEQEVPYTFENDQPYNWVRVRLFGGRSLFWSRQSFRLSDYEFKAKSHDGFGEDWPINHADLAPYYSRVEGIFCVKGALDGPPQMPNGNFTLDDVPWCSAMQRFMDVAKPKGIPVCKQRAALGRDGLASSVNLLLPDAEKTGKLTSIANAVVREITIDKNTGQPNGCNFVDRLSHREMSVKARVVVLAAGTLESTRLLLNSKLANSSGLVGRYLMDQIYGAGVVCSVPEARNGKSKGVMGSSAIIPRFRNIDSKSDKFLRGYAFNTTASAGGVGARNFAAYGAELQRKMDEYHGSGFYMTIMGEVLGRYENHVRIDNDRRDAWGIPVLHVDTKYTDNEFNMAKDAVNTACELADAAGFEVLSKNDKPNPPGYSIHEVGTCRMGNDPKKSVLNKFSQSHDHKNLFVVDGAQFTSAGWQNPTMTILSLSMRASEYLAGEMLRQNI; translated from the coding sequence ATGCTGAATGAAACGTATGACGTGCTGATTATCGGGTCGGGGCATGCCGGAGGAATGGCTGCGAAGGTTTTGACCGAGTATGGAATTCGCTGCCTGATGTTGAACGCGGGGCCGGTGGCCGATGTGAGTCACGACGCGGAGAAGAAGGCAGCATACGAGCTGCCGTTTCGCGGATTCCGGCCGCCGGGCCGGTTGGAGCACGTGTTTCAGTCCAACGAGTTCAATGCGAACGTGTGGGTAGATGAGCAGGAAGTTCCCTACACATTTGAGAACGACCAGCCATACAACTGGGTGCGCGTGCGGCTGTTTGGCGGACGTTCGTTGTTCTGGTCGCGGCAGTCATTCCGGCTGAGTGATTACGAATTCAAGGCGAAGTCGCATGATGGATTTGGGGAGGACTGGCCGATCAATCACGCGGATCTGGCTCCGTACTACTCGCGCGTGGAAGGAATTTTCTGCGTGAAGGGTGCATTGGATGGGCCGCCGCAGATGCCGAATGGGAATTTCACTCTTGATGATGTGCCGTGGTGTTCGGCGATGCAAAGGTTCATGGATGTGGCGAAGCCGAAGGGAATTCCGGTGTGCAAACAGCGGGCTGCTCTGGGGCGTGATGGGCTTGCGAGTTCGGTGAATCTGCTGCTGCCGGATGCGGAGAAGACTGGAAAGCTCACATCGATTGCGAATGCAGTGGTGCGCGAAATTACTATCGACAAGAATACGGGGCAGCCCAATGGGTGCAATTTTGTCGATCGTCTGTCGCATCGCGAAATGAGCGTGAAGGCTCGTGTTGTCGTTCTGGCGGCGGGAACTCTTGAGAGCACGCGGCTGCTGCTGAATTCCAAGCTGGCGAATTCCAGCGGACTGGTCGGTCGTTATCTGATGGACCAGATTTATGGCGCGGGCGTGGTGTGCTCCGTGCCTGAAGCGCGCAACGGAAAAAGTAAAGGTGTGATGGGTTCGTCGGCGATCATCCCGCGCTTTCGCAACATTGATTCGAAGAGCGACAAGTTTCTTCGCGGATATGCCTTCAACACGACGGCGTCGGCCGGTGGAGTGGGCGCGCGAAATTTTGCGGCGTACGGCGCAGAGTTGCAGCGAAAGATGGACGAGTACCACGGCAGCGGGTTTTACATGACGATCATGGGCGAGGTTTTGGGCCGGTACGAAAATCATGTCCGCATCGACAACGATCGCCGGGATGCGTGGGGAATTCCCGTGTTGCATGTGGACACGAAGTACACCGACAACGAATTCAACATGGCGAAAGATGCGGTGAATACAGCCTGCGAACTGGCGGATGCGGCAGGGTTTGAAGTGCTGTCAAAGAACGACAAACCTAATCCTCCGGGTTACAGCATTCACGAGGTGGGCACCTGCCGGATGGGCAACGATCCGAAGAAAAGCGTGCTCAACAAATTCAGCCAGTCGCACGACCACAAGAATCTCTTCGTGGTGGATGGCGCCCAGTTCACCAGTGCCGGCTGGCAGAATCCCACGATGACGATTCTCTCGTTGTCGATGCGTGCATCCGAGTACCTGGCGGGAGAGATGCTGCGGCAGAACATTTGA
- the rnc gene encoding ribonuclease III translates to MEAVITELEVALGHAFADPELLLCALTHRSLANQQIQENGADGTFTAADNERLEFLGDAVLGLVIGEALFLGHPEWHEGELTRVRAQLVSRQHMAKVASAVSLGDHLRLSRGEDRSGLRRKSTVLSNTMEAVIGALFLDGGLEPVREFARRYVTGETVELLAEQLRSGAALGNYKSALQERLQAERAGSPVYRVKSESGPDHRKRFLVEVRIKTSEGEPGKALARGTGTTKKHAEQDAARRALARLTKTRTSVNGHTETLYEEAEEIE, encoded by the coding sequence GTGGAAGCAGTGATTACGGAACTGGAAGTTGCGCTCGGTCATGCTTTTGCAGACCCTGAGCTGCTGCTGTGCGCGCTGACGCATCGATCCCTTGCGAATCAGCAGATTCAGGAAAACGGCGCCGACGGAACCTTCACAGCGGCCGACAATGAACGCCTTGAGTTTCTAGGGGATGCGGTCCTTGGGCTGGTGATTGGTGAGGCGTTGTTTCTGGGCCATCCTGAATGGCATGAGGGCGAATTGACTCGGGTCCGCGCGCAACTGGTGAGCCGACAGCACATGGCCAAGGTCGCCTCTGCCGTCTCCCTGGGCGATCATCTTCGCCTGAGCCGAGGCGAAGACCGCAGTGGACTGCGCCGCAAGAGTACGGTGCTTTCAAACACGATGGAGGCCGTAATCGGCGCACTTTTTCTGGACGGTGGCCTCGAGCCGGTGAGGGAATTTGCGCGCCGCTATGTTACCGGCGAGACGGTAGAGTTACTGGCTGAGCAGTTGCGTTCCGGTGCGGCTCTGGGAAACTATAAGTCGGCACTGCAGGAGCGGTTGCAAGCTGAGCGCGCGGGATCTCCGGTTTACCGGGTCAAGAGCGAAAGCGGTCCCGATCATCGCAAGCGGTTTCTGGTTGAGGTTCGAATCAAGACATCAGAAGGTGAACCTGGTAAGGCTTTGGCACGCGGAACTGGTACGACCAAAAAGCACGCAGAGCAAGACGCGGCGCGGAGAGCATTGGCTCGACTTACCAAAACCAGGACGTCTGTGAACGGCCATACAGAAACTTTGTATGAGGAGGCAGAAGAGATCGAGTGA
- the lepB gene encoding signal peptidase I → MSSPTQFVQATPRASAHRWNHLPTVPEALASLMRTVVVALFLLTFVVQPFLIPSESMERTLLVGDFLLVNKQVFAPNNSVTEHLLPYRQVERGDIVVFHHPQPHPYLVKRVIGVPGDRLRIENGRVMINDSPANEPYAAFEPAAPSQFRDNFPAQVYTDPDVDPEWWRQMRTLTHNGELVVPPNEYFVLGDNRNHSYDSRSWGFVPREAIIARPLVIYFSLRRPSTTDVQQAADDRLGHDRELSARLATFARWKRIFRVVH, encoded by the coding sequence GTGAGTTCCCCCACTCAATTCGTTCAGGCTACTCCGCGCGCTTCGGCGCACAGATGGAATCACCTGCCCACGGTGCCCGAAGCGCTTGCGTCGCTTATGCGTACCGTGGTGGTGGCGCTGTTTCTGCTGACATTTGTCGTGCAGCCCTTCCTCATTCCATCCGAGAGCATGGAGCGCACGCTCTTAGTCGGCGATTTTCTCCTCGTGAACAAGCAGGTCTTTGCACCGAACAATAGTGTTACCGAACATCTGCTGCCCTATCGACAGGTCGAGCGCGGCGATATCGTGGTATTCCATCACCCACAGCCACATCCATACCTGGTCAAGCGGGTAATCGGAGTTCCAGGTGACCGCCTGCGCATCGAAAATGGGCGCGTGATGATCAATGACTCCCCTGCAAATGAACCCTATGCTGCGTTTGAGCCGGCTGCGCCGAGTCAGTTTCGCGATAACTTCCCGGCCCAGGTCTATACCGATCCTGATGTTGATCCGGAATGGTGGAGACAGATGCGGACGTTGACACATAATGGCGAACTTGTCGTACCGCCTAACGAATATTTTGTGCTCGGAGACAACCGGAATCACAGCTACGATTCGCGATCCTGGGGCTTTGTCCCTCGGGAAGCTATCATTGCGCGTCCTTTGGTTATCTACTTTTCTCTGCGCCGGCCATCGACCACGGATGTGCAACAGGCTGCGGATGATAGACTCGGACACGACAGGGAACTTTCGGCTCGGCTGGCGACATTTGCGCGATGGAAGCGCATTTTTCGTGTTGTCCACTAA
- the lepB gene encoding signal peptidase I, whose amino-acid sequence MTTKNTPPAKTPSEIESAPEQKNHEETPFEAAASICSVLVVGLFILTFLAQNFVIPSGSMEQTLLVGDHLVVDRVTLAPPTTWMPLVHYREPNHGDIVVFIKPGTIDAEGKPTILFLVKRLVGVPGDHIHLHNGIVYINGEEQAQPHAQPTTPANYQPFLDEFPSIVPEGNGDPNNGTPDSWANEFPSHVVEGDLVVPAGKFFMMGDNRHDSLDSRYWGFVPRENIIGRPLFNYWSFETPEHQFDETGVGNTIAWMGHVALHFFTDTRWKRTLHLVR is encoded by the coding sequence ATGACCACGAAGAATACGCCGCCAGCCAAGACGCCGTCAGAAATCGAGTCCGCTCCCGAACAAAAAAACCATGAGGAGACACCCTTTGAGGCAGCAGCGAGCATTTGCTCGGTGCTGGTGGTGGGGCTGTTCATCCTTACATTCCTTGCGCAGAACTTCGTGATTCCCTCGGGGTCGATGGAGCAGACGCTGCTGGTTGGCGATCACTTGGTAGTGGACCGGGTTACGCTGGCTCCGCCGACAACGTGGATGCCGCTCGTACATTATCGCGAGCCGAATCACGGGGACATCGTCGTATTTATCAAGCCGGGGACCATCGATGCCGAAGGTAAGCCGACAATCCTGTTCCTGGTGAAGCGGCTTGTCGGTGTTCCGGGCGACCACATCCATCTCCACAACGGTATCGTCTACATCAATGGAGAGGAACAGGCACAGCCCCATGCCCAGCCCACGACTCCCGCAAACTACCAGCCATTTCTTGACGAGTTTCCTTCCATCGTGCCGGAGGGAAATGGCGATCCTAACAATGGCACACCCGATTCCTGGGCCAACGAATTCCCAAGTCATGTGGTGGAAGGCGACTTGGTCGTTCCGGCAGGAAAGTTCTTCATGATGGGTGACAATCGCCACGATAGTCTCGATTCGCGTTACTGGGGATTCGTTCCGCGCGAGAATATTATCGGCAGGCCTTTGTTTAACTACTGGTCGTTTGAAACCCCTGAGCACCAGTTCGATGAAACCGGAGTGGGCAATACCATTGCGTGGATGGGGCATGTAGCGCTCCACTTCTTCACCGACACGCGCTGGAAAAGGACGCTGCACCTTGTACGCTAG
- a CDS encoding AsmA family protein codes for MTEEVQGRSERRSRLWIAALALTILVSIIVIPPLVSINRYKTRITRAMSNSLGRPVRMSAVELRVLPRPGFVITDLTVEEDPSYGAEPVLHATTVKASIRLLSLWRGRLEISRISVDEASVNLVHTSAGRWNMDTLFRTAAQSQTDGSHQGRPVPLPYLEATNSRINIKQGFEKLPYSLVGADLSFWEEDPGDWRVRIKGQPVRTDVSLQQGDTGILQLEGRMRRAPELRMMPVHVELEWRNAQMGQLSRLLIGSDAGWRGDLTAEIKLDGIPDSADVTTRLRATGVHREEFAPAAPMDFDANCGFAYHYSARTIEKLVCDSPLGDGRMRLEGNLPAGGQPKLALELSKIPAQAILDALRTVRQELGAGLEADGTLSGKLNYDPTASAPAAPIKAISRGKKAAASKQVAPILPNPLTGNITLDALKLSGGSLTQPIQIAKVVFEPAAGINGQSDALGGTATLPAGAPTPLVFAVRLTLSGYQVTARGAGAPLRLSQLAHAAGLKEAGALDAIAGDPVLLNLVIEGPWLPAQDISLAQDAAPNVPPAGADGAATTAVVQTIPDRLTGTVNLRNANWKTDTLATAVEITQATLHLGGGAGVWDPVMFAYGTLKGTARVEFPPCSATDSLCTPTVNIDFADLDAADLQSTLLGAEKKGTLLSTVIARLTPTSTHTWPAFQGTIKADSLVLGQVTLQDFRADVKVASTGAEITSLDAGLLGGVIHLTGKVANSVKPAYSLEGNFEGMNAPEFCELLALKCTGTSLDGKGSVNLAGYTGKELSDSAKGTLHFDWRRGTVSGQPAQGVPATLARFEQFSGDAEIANGVATLNENFVQQGSHKGTVNAAVTFGEPPTVAFVQAKNANSKKK; via the coding sequence ATGACGGAAGAAGTGCAAGGCCGGAGCGAAAGACGATCGAGGCTATGGATCGCCGCGCTCGCATTGACGATCCTTGTTTCCATCATCGTGATTCCGCCACTGGTCAGCATCAATCGCTACAAAACGCGAATCACACGGGCGATGTCGAATTCGCTAGGTCGGCCGGTGCGTATGTCCGCCGTAGAATTACGCGTGCTGCCGCGGCCAGGGTTTGTCATCACCGACCTCACGGTGGAGGAGGATCCTTCCTACGGCGCCGAGCCAGTGCTGCATGCAACAACCGTCAAGGCGTCGATACGCCTCCTCTCGCTTTGGCGTGGTCGGCTTGAAATCAGCCGAATCAGTGTGGATGAGGCGAGCGTGAACCTGGTGCACACGTCCGCCGGACGGTGGAATATGGACACACTGTTTCGAACTGCGGCGCAGTCACAAACCGATGGATCGCATCAAGGGAGACCTGTTCCGCTTCCGTACCTTGAAGCGACCAATTCGCGCATCAATATCAAGCAGGGATTTGAGAAGCTGCCCTATTCGCTGGTGGGCGCCGACCTTTCGTTCTGGGAAGAAGACCCGGGGGACTGGCGCGTACGGATTAAGGGACAACCTGTGCGCACCGACGTGAGCCTTCAACAAGGCGACACGGGAATATTGCAATTGGAAGGGCGTATGCGGCGCGCGCCCGAACTTCGCATGATGCCGGTGCACGTTGAGTTGGAATGGCGCAATGCGCAGATGGGACAACTGAGCCGTTTGCTGATTGGATCGGATGCGGGATGGCGCGGAGATCTGACGGCAGAGATAAAACTGGATGGCATTCCTGATTCGGCGGACGTCACGACGCGCTTGAGGGCCACTGGTGTGCACCGCGAAGAATTTGCTCCGGCAGCGCCGATGGACTTCGATGCAAATTGCGGATTTGCGTATCACTACTCGGCGCGCACGATTGAGAAACTAGTATGCGATTCTCCCCTCGGCGATGGGCGAATGCGCCTGGAAGGCAATCTGCCGGCGGGTGGTCAGCCGAAATTGGCGCTTGAGTTGAGCAAGATTCCAGCACAGGCAATTCTGGATGCGCTGCGGACCGTGCGGCAAGAACTGGGGGCAGGCCTCGAAGCGGATGGAACCCTGAGCGGGAAACTTAATTATGATCCGACAGCGTCGGCACCCGCGGCGCCGATCAAGGCGATTTCACGCGGAAAGAAAGCGGCCGCCAGTAAACAGGTGGCACCGATCTTGCCTAATCCCCTGACCGGAAACATCACGCTGGACGCGCTGAAGCTAAGCGGCGGAAGTCTGACACAGCCGATTCAGATTGCGAAGGTAGTGTTTGAACCAGCAGCCGGAATAAATGGACAGAGTGATGCACTGGGCGGTACGGCGACCCTGCCTGCCGGAGCACCCACTCCGCTGGTGTTCGCGGTGCGATTGACGCTAAGTGGATACCAAGTGACGGCGCGGGGAGCCGGAGCACCGCTGCGGCTTAGCCAGCTTGCTCACGCAGCGGGTTTGAAAGAAGCCGGAGCGCTCGATGCGATTGCCGGCGATCCGGTTTTGTTGAACCTGGTGATCGAAGGACCGTGGCTTCCGGCTCAGGATATTTCTCTCGCACAAGACGCGGCACCGAATGTTCCTCCCGCTGGAGCAGACGGCGCCGCGACAACTGCCGTGGTTCAGACAATTCCGGATCGACTTACCGGCACGGTGAATCTGCGCAACGCGAACTGGAAGACCGACACACTGGCGACTGCGGTTGAAATCACACAGGCCACGCTGCACCTTGGGGGTGGAGCAGGTGTCTGGGATCCAGTGATGTTTGCTTATGGTACTCTGAAGGGTACGGCGCGGGTGGAATTCCCCCCGTGTAGCGCAACAGACTCTCTGTGCACGCCAACGGTGAATATTGACTTTGCCGATCTGGATGCTGCGGATTTGCAGAGCACTCTGCTGGGCGCAGAAAAGAAGGGTACGCTGCTTTCAACGGTGATTGCCCGACTGACGCCAACTTCGACTCACACTTGGCCGGCGTTCCAAGGAACAATCAAAGCGGATTCGTTGGTACTCGGGCAGGTGACGCTTCAGGATTTCAGGGCGGATGTGAAAGTCGCTTCGACTGGGGCGGAAATCACCAGTCTTGATGCAGGACTTCTGGGCGGAGTGATCCACCTGACCGGAAAGGTCGCTAACAGCGTCAAGCCTGCCTACTCACTCGAAGGAAATTTCGAGGGTATGAATGCGCCGGAATTTTGCGAACTGCTTGCACTGAAGTGCACCGGCACGAGCCTGGATGGTAAGGGCAGTGTGAATCTGGCCGGATATACCGGCAAGGAACTTTCAGACTCCGCCAAGGGAACCCTGCATTTCGACTGGAGGAGAGGAACGGTCAGCGGACAACCTGCCCAGGGCGTCCCGGCGACGCTGGCTCGGTTCGAGCAATTCAGCGGTGACGCGGAAATCGCGAACGGTGTTGCGACGCTGAATGAAAACTTCGTTCAACAGGGTTCGCACAAGGGCACAGTGAATGCCGCAGTCACCTTCGGCGAGCCACCAACAGTGGCATTTGTGCAAGCGAAGAATGCGAATTCCAAAAAGAAGTAG